The following are encoded in a window of Methanofastidiosum sp. genomic DNA:
- a CDS encoding metal ABC transporter ATP-binding protein — MDKAIELNSVDTTYEGEKIPCLKDITLNIQKGEFIAVIGPNGAGKTTLLETINGLLQSNKGEVKVLGKALRGDGNDIRKYVGYVPQDYSIDELTPFLVSDVVLMGRYGKIGLLKPITKKDKEIAKSMMDYMGIDGISKRPIGKLSGGQAQKVMIARALAKEPEIILMDEPFSNLDFEARREVSEKLIHFHKSKGMTFVIVIHDIASIPKACNRVIVMDNGKIVADGNKEDILKPELLEMGYKGIVC, encoded by the coding sequence ATGGACAAAGCAATAGAATTAAATTCAGTTGACACTACATATGAAGGTGAAAAAATTCCTTGTTTAAAGGATATTACACTTAATATACAAAAAGGTGAATTCATAGCAGTGATCGGCCCTAATGGAGCAGGCAAAACTACACTACTTGAAACTATTAATGGGCTCCTTCAATCCAATAAGGGCGAAGTAAAAGTATTGGGAAAGGCTTTGAGAGGCGATGGAAACGATATAAGAAAATATGTAGGGTACGTGCCTCAGGATTATTCTATTGATGAGCTAACTCCTTTTTTAGTCTCAGATGTTGTTCTAATGGGGAGATATGGTAAGATTGGATTATTAAAGCCAATAACAAAAAAAGATAAAGAAATTGCTAAGAGTATGATGGACTATATGGGGATAGATGGCATATCGAAAAGACCTATAGGAAAACTCTCTGGCGGCCAAGCACAGAAGGTAATGATTGCAAGAGCTCTTGCCAAAGAACCTGAAATTATACTCATGGACGAGCCATTTTCAAATCTTGACTTTGAAGCAAGAAGGGAAGTTTCAGAAAAACTTATTCATTTTCATAAAAGCAAAGGCATGACCTTTGTCATCGTTATTCATGATATAGCTTCAATTCCAAAAGCATGCAATAGGGTCATTGTGATGGACAATGGGAAGATCGTTGCAGACGGCAATAAAGAAGATATATTGAAACCAGAGCTTCTCGAAATGGGATACAAGGGAATTGTATGTTAG
- a CDS encoding formylmethanofuran dehydrogenase subunit E family protein has translation MKVTTMDFDNMAPKELSKRLSEFHGHLGPYLVLGAKMGLYAKKTLSSSPFEIFAEITMPLKPPLSCTIDGIQFTSGATTGKANLKVSDGLPIKIVFYKENDGIVIVPKEAILEKIRTQVGHEDLETLAEHIMEKDYTELFEVQKWTKQ, from the coding sequence ATGAAAGTAACCACAATGGACTTTGATAACATGGCCCCCAAAGAGCTCTCTAAAAGGCTTTCTGAGTTTCATGGACATCTTGGACCTTATTTAGTTCTTGGTGCAAAAATGGGCCTCTATGCAAAAAAGACCCTTAGCAGTTCCCCATTTGAAATTTTTGCAGAGATTACAATGCCGCTAAAACCCCCTCTATCATGTACAATCGATGGGATACAGTTTACATCAGGAGCCACAACTGGAAAGGCAAATCTAAAAGTTTCTGACGGCCTACCTATAAAGATTGTTTTTTATAAAGAAAATGATGGCATCGTTATTGTTCCAAAAGAAGCTATATTAGAAAAAATTAGAACACAAGTTGGTCATGAAGATCTTGAGACCCTAGCTGAACATATTATGGAGAAAGATTATACTGAACTTTTTGAGGTTCAAAAATGGACAAAGCAATAG
- the tmk gene encoding dTMP kinase — MKRFIVFEGIDASGKETQAKLLSSFFREKGYEVMLTHEPIYDDPIGKVIKSNLEKKISLASETVAMLYAADRHEHFLKIKKALFENKIVISDRYKYSNMAYQGANGVDPKWIQEIEKYSLDPDIVFYIRIRPESAMKRRKEKDLYEENIDFQKKVFDIYELLSNKYKFIVIDGEQSIDEIHKNVLKHLED, encoded by the coding sequence ATGAAAAGATTCATTGTCTTTGAAGGCATTGATGCATCAGGGAAAGAAACACAAGCAAAATTACTTTCATCATTTTTTAGAGAGAAAGGTTATGAAGTCATGTTAACCCATGAGCCAATCTACGATGATCCTATAGGAAAAGTCATAAAATCAAATCTTGAAAAAAAGATTTCTCTAGCGTCTGAAACAGTAGCAATGCTCTATGCAGCCGATAGGCACGAGCACTTCTTAAAAATAAAAAAGGCTTTGTTCGAAAATAAAATAGTTATTTCAGACAGATACAAATACTCTAACATGGCGTATCAAGGAGCAAATGGTGTAGACCCCAAATGGATCCAAGAAATAGAAAAATATTCACTTGATCCCGACATTGTTTTCTACATAAGAATAAGGCCAGAATCCGCAATGAAAAGAAGGAAAGAAAAAGACCTTTATGAGGAAAATATTGATTTCCAAAAGAAAGTTTTTGACATATATGAACTCCTCTCAAATAAATACAAATTTATTGTCATAGACGGCGAGCAAAGCATAGACGAGATCCATAAGAACGTATTGAAACATTTAGAGGATTAA
- a CDS encoding archaemetzincin produces the protein MVYNKLYIRIAAAGNFEEKFLAEFQKELQNLLWGTLGINASCYYNASNSGGIPIYKIPPNAYNPQVGKYNTQSLFIFGKERREESLKKFGKTEVLLKVLVLVDFEIYKSGFTGTLFGEAEVDGQIAIVTTAPLKNHFKSDFLIKERALKEALHELGHTLGLDHCKIPGCSMNISKDIYDIDEKKKTYCKECLNKLFGGYS, from the coding sequence ATGGTTTATAATAAACTCTATATCAGAATAGCTGCCGCGGGGAACTTTGAAGAAAAATTTCTTGCTGAATTTCAAAAAGAGTTACAAAATCTCTTATGGGGCACACTTGGAATTAATGCAAGTTGCTATTACAACGCTTCAAATTCTGGCGGGATCCCTATATATAAAATCCCACCAAATGCATATAATCCCCAGGTAGGTAAATACAATACTCAGAGTTTATTTATATTCGGGAAAGAAAGGAGAGAAGAATCTCTTAAAAAATTTGGGAAGACTGAAGTTCTTCTTAAAGTATTAGTATTAGTAGATTTTGAGATATATAAATCTGGATTTACAGGCACTCTTTTTGGTGAAGCGGAAGTTGATGGCCAGATTGCAATTGTTACAACTGCCCCTCTGAAAAATCACTTCAAGAGTGATTTTCTGATAAAGGAAAGAGCATTGAAAGAGGCGTTGCATGAGCTTGGACACACACTTGGCCTTGACCACTGCAAGATCCCGGGATGTTCAATGAACATCTCTAAAGATATTTACGATATAGATGAAAAAAAGAAAACTTATTGCAAGGAATGCTTGAATAAGTTATTTGGCGGCTACTCTTAA
- the rpiA gene encoding ribose 5-phosphate isomerase A, with the protein MDDKKSVGIYAASLVKDGDIVGLGTGSTTAFTIIELGRRIKEEGISIYGIPTSFQAKLLAVESKIPVTTLDEHDIDIAIDGADEVDPTLSLLKGRGGALLQEKIIDYNANRFVVVCEERKLVEKLGKFFPVTIEVFPLAYRKVFESLSSFGKPVLRNADNKDGPVMTDNGNFIIDLFTTVENPKSLEKELNDIPGIFENGIFTSKCEVVFIKNGNIVSLKS; encoded by the coding sequence GTGGATGATAAAAAATCTGTAGGCATATATGCGGCATCTTTAGTAAAAGATGGAGATATAGTGGGACTTGGAACTGGAAGTACTACTGCATTTACAATAATAGAACTTGGAAGAAGGATAAAAGAAGAGGGAATATCAATATACGGAATACCTACTTCTTTCCAGGCAAAACTACTGGCTGTAGAATCAAAAATACCAGTTACAACTCTAGATGAGCATGATATTGATATAGCAATTGATGGTGCAGATGAAGTAGATCCAACTCTATCTCTCCTAAAAGGAAGAGGGGGGGCCCTCTTACAGGAAAAGATAATTGACTACAATGCAAATAGATTTGTTGTTGTTTGCGAAGAGAGAAAACTTGTAGAAAAGCTCGGAAAATTTTTCCCTGTGACTATTGAAGTATTTCCACTTGCTTATAGAAAAGTCTTTGAATCTTTGTCTTCTTTTGGAAAGCCTGTATTAAGAAATGCAGATAACAAAGATGGGCCTGTGATGACAGACAATGGAAACTTCATAATTGACCTCTTTACGACTGTTGAAAATCCTAAATCTTTAGAAAAAGAACTTAACGACATACCGGGGATATTTGAAAACGGCATATTTACTTCAAAATGCGAAGTAGTATTCATAAAAAACGGGAATATAGTGTCCCTAAAATCATAA
- a CDS encoding transcriptional regulator: MKEYAKELKINVPEKSDIDKGLMDMLKFFLDTESKVKIYLYLLKKGNSTYDSIAEGTSIYPSMCRESLASMEQMKVVEKTQEDPEKYTAVSPSKLVDRKVEQLEKELNEFLKLEEVLKEKKEIRTPILPFKIKIERVENLDNKDEE, encoded by the coding sequence ATGAAAGAATATGCTAAGGAACTAAAGATCAATGTTCCGGAAAAAAGCGACATAGATAAAGGATTAATGGACATGCTAAAGTTCTTCTTAGATACTGAATCAAAAGTTAAGATATACCTATACCTTCTAAAAAAAGGAAACTCAACGTACGACAGCATTGCAGAGGGAACTTCAATCTACCCAAGCATGTGCCGTGAATCTTTAGCATCAATGGAGCAGATGAAGGTTGTTGAGAAAACTCAAGAAGATCCAGAGAAATATACTGCTGTCTCCCCATCAAAACTTGTAGACCGAAAGGTTGAGCAGCTTGAAAAAGAACTAAATGAATTCTTAAAGCTTGAAGAGGTATTAAAAGAAAAAAAGGAGATTAGAACACCAATTCTTCCTTTCAAAATTAAGATTGAAAGAGTTGAGAATCTGGATAATAAAGATGAGGAATGA
- a CDS encoding metalloprotease produces MIKIDKELIDFISHASKNTYPNEFAAFLREVKGVISEVVFSPFSIFGKNSSTISHFSLPIDTSIIGTVHSHPSRNGLPSEGDLNFFSHYGKVHIIVRYPYEKEDYFIYSREGENLEYEVV; encoded by the coding sequence TTGATTAAGATTGATAAGGAGCTAATAGATTTCATATCTCACGCCTCAAAAAATACCTATCCAAATGAATTTGCTGCTTTTTTGAGAGAAGTAAAAGGAGTAATTTCTGAAGTCGTTTTTTCTCCTTTTAGTATTTTTGGAAAAAATTCATCTACAATTTCCCATTTCAGCCTTCCAATAGATACCTCCATTATAGGCACAGTCCACTCCCATCCATCAAGGAATGGATTACCTTCTGAAGGGGATCTAAACTTTTTTTCTCATTATGGAAAAGTTCACATAATAGTTAGATATCCTTATGAAAAGGAAGATTATTTCATTTATTCAAGAGAAGGAGAAAACTTAGAGTATGAGGTTGTATAA
- a CDS encoding asparagine synthase C-terminal domain-containing protein, translating to MQQKELLLKSLSKSVSDLMGKREKVPVSFSGGVDSYITAALVKKYSTPILYTIGNDSSKDLYYSRLASESLGSEIKIINLSDKEIVKGIEKTIEIIGVENSLDVLIGSTFYLIAKRIKQDNFDICLSGQGADELFFGYDKYRRALAKGDSPTELRNKDIMELEGILSKREYEIFGSFGIKFMSPFLDEEVKKIGMQIEREYNLKSSDDDLRKHVLREIALDLGAPLEIINRKKKALQYGSGILDDIRRISREKGLASSLNAYLESIKKEM from the coding sequence ATGCAACAAAAAGAATTACTTCTCAAATCTCTTTCAAAATCTGTTTCTGATTTGATGGGAAAAAGAGAAAAAGTCCCTGTTTCATTTTCTGGTGGCGTTGACAGCTATATTACTGCAGCCTTAGTCAAAAAATATTCAACGCCTATACTCTACACAATTGGGAACGATAGCTCAAAAGACCTTTATTATTCAAGACTTGCTTCGGAATCTTTAGGATCAGAAATAAAAATAATTAATCTATCGGATAAAGAAATTGTAAAAGGAATTGAAAAGACTATTGAAATAATTGGGGTGGAGAATAGTCTTGACGTATTGATAGGTTCTACATTTTACCTTATTGCAAAAAGAATAAAGCAGGATAATTTTGATATCTGCCTATCGGGACAAGGTGCAGATGAACTGTTTTTTGGCTATGACAAGTATAGAAGGGCTTTAGCAAAAGGGGATAGCCCAACTGAGTTAAGAAACAAGGATATAATGGAGCTAGAAGGAATACTCTCCAAAAGAGAGTACGAGATTTTTGGAAGTTTTGGAATAAAATTTATGTCACCGTTTTTAGATGAAGAAGTTAAAAAAATCGGGATGCAAATCGAAAGAGAATATAATCTCAAAAGCTCAGATGATGATTTAAGAAAGCATGTTCTCAGGGAGATTGCGTTAGATCTGGGTGCCCCACTTGAGATTATTAATCGCAAGAAGAAAGCATTGCAGTATGGCTCAGGTATCCTTGATGATATTAGGAGAATATCCAGAGAGAAAGGTTTAGCGTCATCTCTAAATGCTTATTTAGAATCCATAAAAAAAGAGATGTAA